ATCGATTTCATCGAGCTTTTGTTTCGCCCACGTGAGATACTCATGAGCGAGATGTTGTTTTGTCATTGTTTCGGTCCTTTCGGTTATTGCCTCGGATTGATTTCCGGCGGCGTCGAACGGGCTCTGCTGCCTCACCCGGGTTTGGACAGCAATTCGCGAAGAGCGAATTGCCTGATAGTCCTATTGAGGCGCTCAAGCCGGTCTGGATTGAACTGATCCCAGCCCAGAGTGCCCAATGTCATATTGCGAAGGGTTCGAAAGTTCACGATTGAAGCGAGCACGACGGCGACCCGGATTCGCAGCGCTTCATCGTCTGCATCACGCCCGATTGCCTCGGCCACCGCTTCGGTCAGCGCACGCCCAAAGCGGACGACAGCCTCTTCGTAAATCATTCGAAAAGCATCATCCGCCTCGTGTTCGCATCGAACGAAAAAAGAGGTCCATGCTTCTGGTTCAGAAGCGCCGATGACGAGGTCGATGTAGCTGCTGAGCGCTTCGTCGATCCGGGTGGTTTGATCCGCCCGATGCGAATCACGGAGACGTGCAACGACACCAGTTATTCGTTCGCGTGCGTAATCGGCGATTGTGCGCGCCGCAGCAAGATAGAGCCCGTGCTTTCCGCCGAAATGATAAGGGATGCTTGCCAAGTTGACGCCGGCTTTTTCTGCTAAGGCTCGCGTGCTGGCGCCTTCATAGCCGTGCGCGCCAAAAACCTCGATGGCCACCTGGATCATTTTGGCTTGTGTGTCTCTGCTCAAGATGGAGTGACCATCCACCTTTTTTTCCGCTCTTAAGTCAGCTTGCCTCATCAGCTCGAAACCTCCATTTCCAATATTAATCATTCGAATGATCTTTACAAGCGTCCGCCGGGAGTTTACAAGGGTCCACTCGGAACAAGAGATCCAAGTGAGAGCGTCAGCGTGTCCGATCTGCGTCCGATGCGACCGTGGGAATCCGACCCTCTCGCGCCCTTGATCGCGCCGGCGCCCGAAAGCCGGAGATCGATCCGTGCGACACCTTCCGCCAAGTTGCGGCTTCCGCTCGCTGCCGCAGTTCTGTTAGCTGACCTGCCGGCCCAAGCTGCGCCAAAATCTACGATCGTATTCGGCTTGGCGGGACGAAGCGCTCGCAAGACGTTCTGTGACCTGACCCTTCAGCAATTGGCCGGAAAACCGCCCGAGCTGGCCCGGCGACCGCCAACGTAATATCCTTCAAAAAGAACCCATCCCAGGTCGCCGCTCACCCTCGCGCGCTCATTGCCTGAGACGAATCGCTAAAGGCCACCATGAACCGGAGATTTGAATGGGCGGAGATGCTCGTCGTTGCGATCGGCGTGGCTGGGGGGCTCATCTGGTGGCGGTACAGCCGTGTCGACGCGCTCCCGGCCTATCTGGCGCGAGGCAACGGACGGCGGAGATGACGCGTATCGACATCGCCGTAAAATACCCCGGACGCATCATCGATCTACCGATCCACGAAGGCGACTCTGTGCGGGCGGGCATGATCCTCGCCCGGCAGGATACAGCCGAGGTTCAAACTCAAATCCTTGGCGCCGAAGCCCAGCGTCAGCGCGCGTTGAGCGCCATCGCGCGGGCGGAAGCCGAACTGGACGTTCGCTGATCGCCAATGTGGGTTCGATCGTGACGCGGCGACGAAATTAATTGGGGCACAGGACCTATGCGAGCCACCTCCGCGCTTCTATCGATGGCCGTCTTAATCGCCACATTGCCGAGCGGCTCCATTTTCCAAACCTACTTTGGCGCGCCTGCCTCGAGCGCTATGGCGAATGAAGCCTTCGACGCCTTCGTCCGCAAATTGCGCGGGGATAAAACGCCCGATGGCTTTGCGCTCGCCAACGGCAGGCTGGAAGCCCAGCAAATAGACATAGCGACCAAACTCCCAGGGCGCATCTCGCAGGTTCTTGCCGAAGAAGGACAGATGGTCGATGCAGGCGAGATCGTCGCGAAAATGGACGTGATCGATCTTGAGGCGCAATTGCGAGGCGCCAAGGCGCTGGTTAGACGCGCAGAGCAAGCGAGAATTTCCGCAGAGGCGCTCATCGCCCAGCGACAGAGCGAAGTCAAACTCGCCAAGCAGCAGCTCGATCGCGTGGTGACCCTGCGAAGCAAGGGCTTTGCAACGGCCGAGCTGCTTGATCAACGGCGCTCAATTATGACGAGCGCCCAAGCGGCTCTCGACGCCGCCAAGGCGAATCTCGACGACGCCGTCGCGGCCATCGACGCCGCCAAGGCGGATGTGGCCAAAATTAATGCGACGCTCGACGACATGGTATTAAAAGCGCCTCGTCGCGGGCGAGTTCAATATAAATTGGCGCAGGCGGGCGAAGTGCTCGGCGCCGGTTCGCGCGCTCTGACTCTCGTCGATCTGGCCGACGTCTATATGACCGTGTTCTTTCCTGCCTCGGTTGCCGGGCATTTGAAATTGAATGACGACGCCAGGCTCATACTCGATCCAATCCCGCAATATGTCGTTCCGGCCAAGGTTTCCTTCGTCGCTAGCGAGGCGCAGTTCACGCCCAAGACGGTTGAAACTGCGGAAGAACGAGAAAAACTAATGTTTCGCGTGAAGTTGAGCATTGCGCCGAACCTGTTGCGGAAATACGAAGAGCAAGTCAAAGCGGGCGTGCGCGGGATCGCCTATGTGCGCGTCGACGCCAAGCGTCCATGGCCAACCAA
Above is a genomic segment from Methylocystis rosea containing:
- a CDS encoding CerR family C-terminal domain-containing protein gives rise to the protein MINIGNGGFELMRQADLRAEKKVDGHSILSRDTQAKMIQVAIEVFGAHGYEGASTRALAEKAGVNLASIPYHFGGKHGLYLAAARTIADYARERITGVVARLRDSHRADQTTRIDEALSSYIDLVIGASEPEAWTSFFVRCEHEADDAFRMIYEEAVVRFGRALTEAVAEAIGRDADDEALRIRVAVVLASIVNFRTLRNMTLGTLGWDQFNPDRLERLNRTIRQFALRELLSKPG
- a CDS encoding biotin/lipoyl-binding protein; translation: MTRIDIAVKYPGRIIDLPIHEGDSVRAGMILARQDTAEVQTQILGAEAQRQRALSAIARAEAELDVR
- a CDS encoding HlyD family secretion protein → MAVLIATLPSGSIFQTYFGAPASSAMANEAFDAFVRKLRGDKTPDGFALANGRLEAQQIDIATKLPGRISQVLAEEGQMVDAGEIVAKMDVIDLEAQLRGAKALVRRAEQARISAEALIAQRQSEVKLAKQQLDRVVTLRSKGFATAELLDQRRSIMTSAQAALDAAKANLDDAVAAIDAAKADVAKINATLDDMVLKAPRRGRVQYKLAQAGEVLGAGSRALTLVDLADVYMTVFFPASVAGHLKLNDDARLILDPIPQYVVPAKVSFVASEAQFTPKTVETAEEREKLMFRVKLSIAPNLLRKYEEQVKAGVRGIAYVRVDAKRPWPTNLAAKLPQ